The Vicia villosa cultivar HV-30 ecotype Madison, WI linkage group LG1, Vvil1.0, whole genome shotgun sequence genome includes a region encoding these proteins:
- the LOC131613969 gene encoding uncharacterized protein LOC131613969 encodes MSQFMFSCQSIKYLNLSLSTTIGRMILTQSLDLPELTYCHLKEVRFLGNNINGCVDPFSSCKKLTTLILESCKILGKTKLIVSNASLSKLIIQFGPFFIYQFQIQINTPNLKSFTFAGRFSSINHTNPIFENNFQFLEEVDLELWFPKPSKEIAETLMSWLKRFKNVYSMTLASPTLAVFSSMPNFPKVEDVCFENMESVLIKIDPFEYKFPKEVLTYLLKNSRCNEIITTFAGFGTTVG; translated from the exons ATGTCCCAATTTATGTTTTCATGTCAATCTATAAAGTATCTTAATCTCTCACTTAGTACAACAATAGGGAGAATGATACTCACACAATCTTTAGACCTTCCGGAATTAACATACTGTCATCTAAAAGAAGTCAGATTCTTAGGAAATAACATTAATGGTTGTGTCGACCCGTTTTCGAGTTGTAAAAAGCTAACAACTTTGATACTTGAGTCTTGCAAAATATTGGGAAAAACAAAATTGATTGTGTCAAATGCTTCACTTTCCAAATTGATCATACAATTTGGTCCCTTTTTTATCTACCAGTTCCAAATTCAGATAAACACTCCAAATCTGAAATCGTTTACTTTTGCGGGTCGATTTAGTAGTATAAATCATACTAATCCAATCTTTGAGAACAACTTCCAATTCCTTGAAGAAGTGGATCTTGAGCTTTGGTTTCCCAAGCCTTCCAAAGAGATTGCAGAGACCCTAATGAGCTGGCTAAAGAGGTTCAAAAATGTGTATTCAATGACTCTTGCTTCTCCAACGCTTGCG GTTTTTTCATCCATGCCTAATTTCCCCAAAGTCGAAGatgtttgttttgaaaacatgGAGTCAGTGCTGATAAAAATTGACCCTTTTGAATATAAATTTccgaaggaagtgttgacatacTTACTTAAGAACAGCAGGTGCAATGAAATTATTACTACTTTTGCAG GTTTTGGCACTACAGTTGGCTAA
- the LOC131650858 gene encoding secreted RxLR effector protein 161-like, whose product MEHCNVDITPCEARVQLSKSEDEQDVDPTQYRRLIGLLRYLCNTRPDLAFSVDIASRILERPKVSHMEAVKRILRYIKGTLGWGIIFPPSNTGRKCDLLGSTDSNWCGDKDDRKSTDGYIFMFGRTPISWCSKKESVVALSSCEIEYIEASLCACQAMWLMNLMKELGRNEGDANTLLVDNVSAINLAKNPITHGRSKYIEM is encoded by the coding sequence ATGGAGCATTGCAATGTGGACATTACACCATGTGAAGCTAGGGTACAACTGTCCAAgagtgaggatgagcaagatgtggATCCAACTCAATATCGGAGATTGATTGGATTGTTGCGTTATTTGTGTAATACGCGACCGGACTTGGCATTTAGTGTCGATATTGCTAGTAGAATCTTGGAGAGACCTAAGGTATCTCATATGGAAGCGGTCAAGAGAATCCTTAGATACATTAAAGGAACTCTTGGTTGGGGAATTATCTTTCCGCCATCAAATACGGGCCGAAAATGCGATTTACTTGGTTCCACCGATTCCAATTGGTGTGGCGATAAGGATGATAGAAAGTCAACGGATGGATACATATTTATGTTTGGTAGGACCCCAATCTCGTGGTGTTCGAAAAAGGAATCGGTGGTAGCACTCTCATCTTGTGAGATCGAGTATATTGAGGCGTCGTTATGTGCTTGTCAAGCCATGTGGCTTATGAATCTAATGAAGGAGTTAGGTAGAAATGAGGGTGATGCTAATACACTTCTTGTGGATAATGTTTCTGCTATTAACCTTGCGAAGAATCCGATTACACACGGAAGGAGCAAGTATATAGAGATGTGA